In Planococcus versutus, the DNA window GCAAAATACTTTCCACAAGCTATATCATGCAAATAGTTCGCTTTTACTTTCGCTACTAATTCTTCGTCGAGTGTTTCTTTAAGTGCTTGATACATGGCCTCATTCACGATCGTCAATGCTTTCTTAGAGGCATGGGATACCATATAATAATTTCCGTAACGATCTTTCAATAAGTCTTTTTCCGCTATAATTTCCATAACTTCACTCTCCTTTCGCTCTACATTGTTCCATACCCTTCTGTTTCTTTGAAAACAGCTCAGTGCATACTTTTAATAGAATTATTACATAGAAAAACTACCTGCATGGGCAAGTAGTTGGGCTTGTAGACAAAAGAATAATTATAATTCAATAGAGAATAACTCATTTTTTCCTTACGTTCTACGTTATTCTGCGCTACTAATGTTAGCTTGTTTCCGCGGGCTTGCGCTCCGAATCCTAGACTACTAAACGGTTTAAAATTCTCTAAGTAAAAAAACGGATAAATAATCTAGTCTCTTTCAGTATAGTTCTATGCTTCCAACTGGTCTGGCTACGGAAACTCTTGTGAGACAGCGAAAGCTGAAGCTGAGCTCCCAGGAAAGCGAAGTGGCCAGACCGGTTGGGTTGATTCCATGCTATTTGTATTAGGTAGACCAAGACAACTTAAAGCAAGTTATCATTTTCCATTAAAGTAGTCAGTAAAATAGCTTGTCCTTCCGAATCTAATGCCATCTTCCACGAGATGACACCATTGGTCTTGTTTTCACTATGCAATTGAATAGCAAATGACTTTAATTGATTAAAATGCGGAATCTTGCTTCCTTCAAAAACAAAGCGTGTTTGTGGGTGCTTATAAATTTTATGAAGTGTTGTCAAATCATAAGCGTATGATTTCAAATTCCCTTCATGGTCTAATCCGCAGGAAATTTCACTAATGCGATTAGCAAATTCAGTATTTTTATGGATTCTGCCTATTTCTAAACTAGCTGATAACAACGAAACCGTATGATCTTCACAATAAGTCACTAAGTTGATGGTATTTAAAGCATAAGGATAGATCTTATTCAAAAACGAATGTTGCTGAATGAGTTTATCATTCATATAACAGGCATCTCTACTCATCGCTCTCTCAAATTGAAATGCGTTCGTAAGTTTTTCTTCGCTCATCAGCTCACAGCCTTTCATAATTTATTGCTTTATAATTGAAATGACCAACTCACGAACTTATTCTTCTGAGGCTTTTTTTAATTGCTTTAATAACCGTGCTAGTTCTATTTGACTAAGTCGCTTCTGCTTTGGAAGTTCTGTATACACAACTCTTTTTTTAAAATTGAGACAAATCATCTTTACTAAACAAAGCTTCTCTCCCACTGATGTGTAGAATTTGTTGAATAATATGCGTGTGAGTAAGGTTTTTTTCATCCCGCAGAGCTGTTTTTACGGATAGACCGTTTCTAAAGAAATTCTCAGATAGTCGAATTATTTTATACTGAGTTGAGCTTGTTGCTGAAACACTTTCAACAATTATTTCAGCTAGTTTTTTAGAAGCTTCATTTAAATTTACTGGTTTTGCAGCCTTCTCAGAAGAAATTAGTACGAAAATATCGACGTGAAAGCGATTGGCAGCTTCTGCCATGTTGCGTGTGCTTTGAGCCTGTGAATACACTAGTTTGGCTGCTTCTAGTTGCGTAAAATCAACTTGTTGATCTCCACTGCATGAAAAATAACTGAAGGTTTATAACAGCCCATAAGTTCAAAAAGCCTTTTTTTATCTTGAATATTGGAGATGAAAAAAACAACTTTAGTGTGTTTCTCTATCTGTTTGCTTAACTCATTTTCAACTCTAGCTAATGACTCCAACTCACTTCCAAGCAATAAAACACATGAAGGATGAAACCGAGCGACTTGGCGTCCAATTTCTGTACCAATATATTCACTTGCGCCCGTAATCATCACTACCTTATTTGTTTAATGGGGAACTGTTGGCTTAGCTACTAGTTCTATTTTTTCTTCACGTTTTTTGAATTCCGTTAAAACAAGTCCAAGAACATGACGAAAGCCTCTAAGGAAAGATGTCAAAAAACGACGAAAAATGTCGTGCAATTGTCGTTTATTGATTTTCATGCGTTCTCTTCCTTCCCCAGCATTCTAGTTCATCTCCTCGTTGTAGTTATGATAATAATAATTTTCATTGGTCATTGGATAATTATTTAATACAACTCCGACTATAAATGCTTTTGAAGTCGCTAAAGAATCACGCGCTTTTTCAACACTGATTTTTTCTGACTTTCCTGTGTTGATGACTAATACCGTTCCATCGCATCGATTTGCAAGAATTTTAGAATCTGTTACCGAAAGAATTGGCGGCGAGTCAAAAAGCACATA includes these proteins:
- a CDS encoding sugar-transfer associated ATP-grasp domain-containing protein, translating into MSEEKLTNAFQFERAMSRDACYMNDKLIQQHSFLNKIYPYALNTINLVTYCEDHTVSLLSASLEIGRIHKNTEFANRISEISCGLDHEGNLKSYAYDLTTLHKIYKHPQTRFVFEGSKIPHFNQLKSFAIQLHSENKTNGVISWKMALDSEGQAILLTTLMENDNLL
- a CDS encoding polysaccharide biosynthesis protein, whose amino-acid sequence is MITGASEYIGTEIGRQVARFHPSCVLLLGSELESLARVENELSKQIEKHTKVVFFISNIQDKKRLFELMGCYKPSVIFHAVEINKLILRN
- a CDS encoding polysaccharide biosynthesis protein — encoded protein: MYSQAQSTRNMAEAANRFHVDIFVLISSEKAAKPVNLNEASKKLAEIIVESVSATSSTQYKIIRLSENFFRNGLSVKTALRDEKNLTHTHIIQQILHISGREALFSKDDLSQF